The segment GAGCTGATTGCTTCTGAGAACTTTGTTAGTGAGGCCGTATTGGAAGCGTTGGGGACAGTGCTGACAAATAAATATGCCGAGGGATATCCGGGGCGGCGTTATTACGGCGGCTGCCAATTTGTAGATATTGCAGAAGAGCTGGCAATTGAAAGGGCCAAAGAATTATTTGGCGCTGAGCATGTCAATGTGCAGCCGCACTCCGGTGCCCAGGCCAACGGTGCCGTATATTTTGCGCTCCTCAAACCCGGTGATACCGTTTTGGGTATGAATTTGGCCCATGGCGGCCACCTGACTCATGGCAGCCCGGTGAATATTTCCGGAAAATATTATTCTTTTGTACCTTACGGGGTGAGCGAAAAGGATGAAAAATTGGATTACGAGGAAATAGAGCGTTTAGCCCAAGAGCATCAACCAAAGCTGATTGTTGCCGGCGCCAGCGCATATCCTCGTGAACTGGATTTCCCCCGTCTGCGTAATATTGCTGATGCCGTTGCTAGTAAGCTGATGGTGGACATGGCCCATATTGCCGGTTTGGTGGCCGCGGGGGTACACCCGTCGCCGGTACCGCTGGCAGATTTTGTCACCACCACAACCCATAAAACCTTGCGCGGCCCCCGGGGCGGAATGATACTATGC is part of the Metallumcola ferriviriculae genome and harbors:
- the glyA gene encoding serine hydroxymethyltransferase, which gives rise to MGHLTNLQRIDPQVADAIGREENRQRTSLELIASENFVSEAVLEALGTVLTNKYAEGYPGRRYYGGCQFVDIAEELAIERAKELFGAEHVNVQPHSGAQANGAVYFALLKPGDTVLGMNLAHGGHLTHGSPVNISGKYYSFVPYGVSEKDEKLDYEEIERLAQEHQPKLIVAGASAYPRELDFPRLRNIADAVASKLMVDMAHIAGLVAAGVHPSPVPLADFVTTTTHKTLRGPRGGMILCKKEYGQAVDKAIFPGTQGGPLMHVIAAKAVAFKEALGEDFKVYQHQIVKNAKRLAAALADKGFRLVSGGTDNHMMLVDLRSHGITGKEAEDMLEEIGITVNKNAIPFDPEKPTVTSGIRVGTPAITTRGLDEAAMEEVAEAMALALDKHDEGAKAKAQDIVQALCRRFPLYSTF